In Ignavibacteriales bacterium, the following proteins share a genomic window:
- a CDS encoding homoserine O-succinyltransferase: MSVVLPNKYEHRNKLEQRGVLCITEEEANRADIRPLRVGILNIMPKGETYEPIVLYPLSRSIIQIEPVWIRLHSHSYKSSDHDHLDLFYDYFENSIANAPLDGLLLTGAPVEEFAYEDVHYWNEIMSILKFAQQNITSTLGICWGGMALAKMLGIEKEIFKDKLFGAFETRNLDRSHPVTGELDDVFWCAQSRHSGISDHVLEDEQKRGKINLLAHSENGGYTIFESVDHRYLMHLGHPEYEAQRLVEEYQRDASAGRKDVQLPANIDINNPINRWRSHGLEFFAQWIRFIYEPITGKTK, encoded by the coding sequence ATGAGCGTTGTACTTCCAAACAAATATGAGCATCGCAATAAATTAGAACAGCGAGGCGTGCTCTGCATTACCGAAGAAGAAGCCAATCGTGCTGACATTCGCCCGCTGCGGGTCGGCATTCTGAACATTATGCCGAAGGGTGAGACATACGAACCGATTGTTCTCTATCCGCTCAGCCGCTCGATTATCCAAATAGAGCCGGTTTGGATCCGGCTGCATTCGCACAGCTATAAGAGCAGCGATCATGATCATCTTGATCTCTTTTACGATTACTTCGAGAACTCTATTGCCAATGCTCCACTGGACGGGCTTCTTCTCACCGGTGCGCCGGTAGAGGAATTTGCTTACGAAGATGTTCATTACTGGAATGAGATTATGAGCATCTTGAAATTTGCGCAGCAGAACATCACTTCCACACTCGGAATCTGCTGGGGCGGCATGGCGCTGGCAAAAATGCTGGGGATTGAAAAGGAAATATTCAAGGATAAACTCTTTGGTGCATTCGAGACGCGCAATCTTGACCGCTCGCACCCTGTGACCGGAGAGTTAGATGATGTGTTTTGGTGCGCGCAAAGCAGGCATTCCGGAATTTCCGATCATGTATTGGAAGATGAACAGAAGCGCGGAAAAATCAACCTGCTCGCTCATTCCGAGAATGGCGGTTACACTATCTTCGAGAGCGTCGACCATCGCTACCTGATGCACTTAGGGCATCCCGAATATGAAGCACAGCGGCTTGTGGAAGAATACCAAAGAGATGCATCGGCCGGAAGAAAAGACGTTCAGCTGCCTGCTAATATAGATATTAACAATCCGATTAATCGCTGGCGAAGTCATGGATTAGAGTTTTTCGCGCAATGGATTCGATTCATTTACGAACCCATAACCGGGAAAACAAAATAA